The following proteins are co-located in the Piscirickettsia litoralis genome:
- the tssE gene encoding type VI secretion system baseplate subunit TssE: MGFLDKVAKASDMESHAPYRVNLYDDIQASLIKILNTREDSSKLFRNYGIKNVADIIHGDQVELSDFCRDIERLIGEYESRINNISVNLGEECMGKSRFELIISGDIYHEDKPRKVNYRTAIYPNGMAKVMK; encoded by the coding sequence ATGGGCTTTCTTGATAAGGTTGCAAAAGCAAGCGATATGGAGAGCCATGCTCCATATCGCGTTAATCTCTACGACGATATTCAAGCATCTTTAATAAAAATATTGAATACACGAGAAGATAGCTCGAAATTGTTTAGGAATTACGGCATTAAGAATGTTGCAGATATTATTCATGGAGATCAGGTCGAACTTAGTGATTTTTGTCGGGATATTGAAAGGTTGATTGGTGAGTATGAATCAAGAATTAATAATATTTCTGTAAATTTAGGTGAAGAATGTATGGGTAAAAGTCGCTTTGAACTGATCATTAGTGGCGATATTTATCATGAAGATAAACCTAGAAAGGTGAATTATAGGACTGCAATTTACCCGAATGGCATGGCAAAGGTAATGAAGTGA